In one Triplophysa rosa linkage group LG13, Trosa_1v2, whole genome shotgun sequence genomic region, the following are encoded:
- the zgc:195212 gene encoding DUF4554 domain-containing protein: MVAMTALPDLPVTLTVSAAGAWCKKVTKSALQDVIERLAVRVPPCECIHQEELQTFADSFGCLLFTYSFHGGISSEMMEADQTKIQMFLHRLSVVHAQVRMTFEIRTDSKKDQLIFRGETGSKVSVMDHSISLDSAAFGQSPFSVQCLLSCPKAHPVLGDTFSCVLTTDAIGEGLCGEMRMATMATLTPCMDQYPNWPTRLSCIQMLVYSPCGMPLIHHRHMTFLQDLATSLSWADLAISEVSCMEAQTIEGSLCSEIKFSVDFCHQNEESGCSSSVHQNSEPEWSHAVEQILTLFIFTQYTDAFHSQVSDFISSEEALESHLDSVLWYNGDQVRADLQTTLRSTLKGFQKRQNARQRLQSTLTTVLSSVSSIIASSSNAKFRKTCYDSMRVTNTCEFRVSLQRSLQTVMDGRFAPRRMCTNEKVFFLIPSDYLGDHESFVASVSQSYFKRDCVDSSFVSDFENPPGFSPKRNDGDVGSSCSIPKKRRCSQFPETSDTFMNVMNSDVFEASDIQRRPLSPIQLPQSQQAKMTQDMPSVPSLTKLTKRKNKQVEKQWLQELENFSEWD, from the exons ATGTTATTGAaagacttgctgtgcgtgtccCACCTTGTGAATGCATACATCAAGAAGAACTCCAAACGTTCGCAGACAGTTTTGGGTGTTTGTTGTTCACTTATTCTTTTCAT ggAGGAATTAGCAGTGAAATGATGGAGGCTGACCAGACAAAGATTCAAATGTTTCTCCATAGACTCAGTGTGGTACATGCTCAG GTCAGAATGACGTTCGAGATTAGGACCGACTCCAAGAAAGACCAGCTAATTTTTAG GGGAGAAACAGGAAGTAAAGTTTCAGTGATGGATCACAGCATTTCTTTGGACAGTGCTGCATTTGGACA GAGCCCATTCTCTGTACAGTGTCTCCTATCCTGTCCCAAAGCCCACCCCGTATTAGGAGACACATTCAGTTGTGTTCTCACCACTGACGCAATCGGAGAAGGGTTGTGTGGGGAAATGAGGATGGCTACCATGGCAACACTTACACCTTGTATGGATCAGTATCCCAACTGGCCGACTCGCCTGTCGTGCATACAG ATGCTAGTGTACAGTCCATGCGGCATGCCTCTAATACACCATAGACATATGACTTTCCTCCAGGACTTGGCTACATCACTGTCTTGGGCTGATCTTGCCATTTCTGAAGTATCCTGCATGGAAGCACAAACCATTGAGG GCTCCTTGTGTTCCGAAATAAAGTTTTCTGTAGATTTCTGTCATCAGAATGAGGAATCGGGATGTAGCAGCTCTGTACACCAGAACTCTGAGCCAGAATGGAGCCATGCTGTAGAGCAGATTCTTACTCTATTCATTTTCACTCAATACACCGACGCTTTCCACTCCCAGGTTTCGGACTTCATAAGTAG TGAGGAGGCTTTAGAGAGTCATTTGGATTCAGTGCTTTGGTACAACGGGGATCAAGTTAGGGCAGATCTGCAGACTACACTTAGAAGCACACTGAAGGGTTTCCAGaaaagacaaaat GCCAGGCAGAGGTTGCAGTCCACCCTAACCACTGTCTTGAGCTCAGTGAGCAGTATAATTGCCAGTAGCAGCAATGCAAAGTTTCGAAAAACATGCTATGACagcatgagg GTCACGAACACTTGCGAGTTTCGTGTATCTCTACAACGATCTCTTCAAACTGTCATGGATGGCCGCTTTGCTCCCAGGCGCATGTGTACTAATGAAAAGgtcttttttttaattcctTCAGATTATTTA GGGGATCATGAATCATTCGTTGCATCAGTATCCCAGTCTTATTTTAAAAGAGATTGTGTTGATTCATCCTTTGTTTCAGATTTTGAAAACCCACCAGGCTTTTCTCCTAAGAGGAATGACGGTGACGTTGGATCATCATGCAGTATCCCTAAGAAGAGACGGTGCTCACAGTTCCCTGAAACTTCAGATACTTTCATGAATGTAATGAATTCAGACGTCTTTGAGGCATCAGACATTCAGAGACGCCCCCTGTCACCTATACAACTTCCTCAAAGTCAGCAAGCCAAAATGACCCAAGACATGCCCTCAGTTCCCTCCCTGACTAAGCTGACTAAACGGAAAAATAAACAG gtAGAGAAGCAGTGGCTTCAAGAGCTTGAAAACTTTTCTGAATGGGACTGA